GCCGGACGTCCACCACGACCAGCAGATCGGCGGCGGCGCCATGCTCGGCATCGCCGAACTGGCCGCCCTGCCCTTCCTGCTGGCGATCCTCGCCCAGTGGGTCCGCGCCGAGCGCGACCGGGCGGCGGAACTGGACCGCCGACTCGACGCCGAACTCACCCCTGCCGCACCAGAATTGGAGCGGGGCCCGGCTCCCGAACTGGTGCGGCCCTGGTGGGAGACCGAAAAGAGCGAGGTGGCGGCGCGGATGCGACGGCAGGGACACGACGCCGGGCAGGCTGACCCGTATGGCGACCTATGACATCCTCGGCGCGACCTACGCCCGGACACGGCGGCCCGACCCGCGGATCGCCGCGCGGATCCACGCCGCGCTCGGCGACGACGTCAGGCACGTCCTCAACGTCGGAGCGGGCACCGGCTCGTACGAACCACCGGAGACGGTCCTCGCGGTGGAACCCAGCCGGGTCATGCTGGACCAGCGACCGCCGGGAGCCGCACCCGGCGTGCAGGCCGTCGCGGAACGCCTGCCGCTGCGGGACGGCGCCGTCGACGCCGTGATGGCGGTGCTGACCGTCCACCACTGGTCCGCCCTGGCGGCCGGGATCAGGGAACTGCGCCGGGTGGCCCGCCGCCGCGTCGTCGTCCTGACCTGGGATCAGGACGTCTTCCGTGAACGGTTCTGGCTGGTACGGGAGTACCTCCCCGAGGCGGCCGCGTTCGACGACACCCGCGCCGTCCCCGTCGGCCGACTGGCCGCCCTGCTCGGCGGGGCACGGCAGGAGACGGTCCCCGTCCCCCACGACTGCACGGACGGATTCGCCGCCGCGTACTGGCGCCGCCCCCACGCCTACCTCGACCCGCAGGTGCGCGCGGGAATCTCGCTGCTCGCCCAGACCGGCGAGGACGTCATCGCCCCCGGCCTGGCCCGGCTCGCGGACGACCTGGCGAGCGGCCGCTGGCACACCCGGCACGCCGGGCTGCTCGCGCTCCACACCGTCGACGTGGGCTACCGGCTGCTGGTGGCCGACCTCTGATCCGTGTCCGGCCCGGTCGCCGACGGGACCGGCGTTGCCGGGGTCGGTGCGGCCGACGCGGTGCGGGGCAGGGCCGTCGGGCCGGTCGGGGCGCCCGGGCCGTCCGTGCGGGGGCGGGTCGTGGCGGGGGCGGGTGCCTCGGACGCAGAGGTCGGTGAAGGCGAAGGCGTCGATGAAGGCGAAGCCGTCGACGGATGGGGAGTCGGTGCCGGTGTGGGAGGTGTCGTGCTCGCGGGCGGCGGGGCCATCGGGACCGTCGGGGAACGGGAGGGCTCCGGGGCCGTGAGGCGCAGGGGGAGGGCGATGAGGGCGGCCGCCACGCAGCACAGGCCGGCTCCGGCCGCGGCGCGCAGCACGCGCCGGCGGGTCGCCCTGCGGCGGATCGCCTCGTACTGGCCGGGGGGTGCGCCCAAGTAGTCGGGTGAGGTGGGCCGCAGGATCACGGCGAGCGGGTCGTCGGGGCCGGGCTCCCGGTCGTCCGGATCGTCGTCAAGGCGTGTGGTCAAGGCTTCTCCTCAGATGGACGCGGAGCAGTTCCCGGGCCGCGTGCAGGTCGGCCTTGACCGTTCCTTCCTTGCGCCCGGTCAGCACGGACACCTCCCGGATCGGCATGTCAGCGTAGTAGTGGAGGAGGATCGGGACGCGGAGTCGTTCCGGGAGCGACTGCACGAGCAGGCGCACCGACGGGTCGGCCTGCTCGGGGTGGGGCCGTCCGGCGGCTTCCGAGGTGACGCGGCGCATGGCCCTGCGCTCGCGCTCCAGTTTGCGCCAGTGGTCCCGGACGAGGTTGGCCGCGGTGACGTAGAGGAAACCGCGAGGTTCCGCCACGGACGTCCAGCGGGCCCAGAGCCGGGTGAACGCCTCCGAGGCGATCTCGTGGGCCGTCTCGTCGTCGTCGACGAGTCGGCGGCACCAGCCGGCCAGGCGTGGGTAGAGGGCGGCGAACAGCTCGGACGCGGCCTTCTCACGGGACCGTTTCAACGCTCTCCAGGGGTCGGGGACTCGGCACCGCTCAGCGCGGCGAACACGATCACGTTGTCCGCGTATCCGTCGCCGGTACGCGCTCCGCCGCACGTGATCAGCCGCAACTCCGGGCGGTCCACGTTCCCGTAGACGTCGTCCACCGGGAACTGGGTTCGGGGGACGGTCCGTACCGCCGTGACGGCGAACTTCGCCGCCGTGCCGTTCTCCAGGCGCGCCACGATCCGGTCGCCGCGGTGCAGCCGGGCGAGGTGACGGAAGACGCCGTCGCCGTACGGCCCGACCGTGACGTGCCCGAGGATCACCGACGGGCCTCTCTGGCCCGGCGTCGGCGAGTGCCGGTACCAGCCCGCCCGGTCGTCCGCCGTGACCGGCGGCACCCGCACCGTGCCGTCCGGGGCCAGCCCCAGCCGGATGACCGGGGTGTCGACACCGATGGCCGGGACCAGCAGCCGGACCGGGACCGAACGGGCCAGGGGGCGGGCCCCCTTGGCCGGCCTCGGCCGAGCGGGAGACCGCGGCTGTGGTGCAGTGGCTCGGGAGTCCGGCGTCGTCCGATCCGTCCCCTGGCCTGCGCATGCCGTGAGCGGCGACGCCAGCGCCGCCGTCGTGAACGCGCGCCTGGAGAACGGGGTCATGCCCCGGTCGCCCGGCGGCGCCGTACGACGAGGACCGTCCCGCCGCCCATGGCGAGCACCGCGGCGGCGCCCGCGCCGACCGCCGCCCCGCCGAGGCCGGAGTCGGAGGCCTGGGACGCCGTCGTCACGCCGGTGTCGGGCGCGCCGCTCGGTACGACGGAGACCTGGTCGTCGGCCGGTGCCCGGGTCGGCTCGTCCTTCGGGACCGGGGTGTCGGTGGCCGGGGCGCGGGTCGGCTCGGCACTCGGGACCGGCGTGGCGTCGGCCGGCGCGCGGGTCGGCTCGGCACTGGCCGTCGGTTCGGCGCTCTCCGCCGGCCGGGGGGTGGATTCGGCGGCCGTCGGGGCCGGGCTCGGGGTGGTCGCCTCGCTCGCGAACGCGGGCCCCGTGCCCAGGAGTACGGCGGTGCCCGCGAGGGCCAGGGCGGTGAGGACGGTTCGGCGCATGGGAACGCTCTCCTTCGTCGGTCCCGCCCGGTGAACGGCGGGGTGGGTGACGGGTCGTGCGGAGAGACGAGGCGGCCGGGGGGCGGGTTGTAAAGAGATGGCAAAGTCCGGTGGGGCGAAGTCCGGTGAGGGCGGAGGGGGAGGGCGGAGGGGGAGGGCGGAGGGGGCGGATGGGGGCGGAGGGTGAACGGCGGAGACCGCCCCGGTCCTCTTGGCAATGCCCCTGCCGCCGGGTTCAATGACGCCGCTTGTGATCGTGACGTGCCGTGGACGCAGGCACACCCGCACAACGCCTGAAGGGACGGACCGTTGACCTCCTCACCCGTCTTCACCACCGTTCCCCGCACCGCCGACGTCGTGATCATCGGCGGCGGTGTGATGGGCACCGGCATCGCCTTCCACCTGGCCGAGGCGGGGGTGCGGAACATCGTCGTCGTCGAACGCGGTGAGCTGGGCTGCGGCAGCTCGGGCAAGCCGATCGGCGGCGTGCGGGCGCACTTCTCCGACCCGCTCAACATCGAACTGGGCAGCCGGAGTCTGCGCGCCTTCCGCGATTTCCCGGACCGGCCCGGCGCCGACATCCGGCTCGACACCGTCGGCTATCTCTTCCTGCTCACCACCGAGCAGCAGGCCGCGGACTTCGAGGCCGGTGTGCGGCTGCAGAACTCCCTCGGCGTCCCCAGCCGCATGATCACCCCCGAAGAGGCCCGCCGGCTGTGTCCCTACGTCAGCACCGACGGACTGGTGGCCGCCGCCCACTCGCCCGCCGACGGCCACGCCCGGCCCGCACTGGTCGTCCAGGGCTACGCGCGGGCGGCGGCCCGGGCCGGGGCCGTCCTCGCGACGCACACCACCGTCACCGGCCTCGACACCACCGGCGACCGGGTGACGGCCGTCCACACCGACCGCGGGCGGATCGACTGCGCCACGGTGATCTGCGCCGCCGGCGCCTGGTCGGCCCGGATCGGCGAGATGGCCGGTGTCCCGCTCCCCGTGCGGCCGGTGCGGCGCCAACTGGCCTTCACCGTCCCGCTCACGCCCCCCGCCCCGCGCATCCCCTTCACCATCGACTTCACGTCCTCCGCGTACTTCCACAACAGCGACGACGGTCTCCTGTTCGGCCTGGCCGACCCCGCCCAGCCGGACGGTTTCGACACGACCTGGACCCCGCAGTGGCTGGAGCTGTTCCGCGAGGTCGCCCGCCGTCGCGCGCCCGCCCTCGCGGACCTGGAGACGGCGGGCGGCTGGGCCGGGCTCTACGAGGTCACCCCCGACCACAACGCGCTCATCGGCCGCTCGGAGGAAGTCGTCAACTTCCTCTACGCCACCGGGTTCTCGGGTCACGGCTTCCTCCAGGCCCCGGCGGTGGGGGAGATCGTCCGCGACCTGTGCCTGGGCCGCACGCCCTGCGTCGACGTCGGCCCGCTCGCCGCCGACCGCTTCCGGGACGGGGCGGGGATCCGGCCCGAGTCGCATGTCGTATGAGCCTCGGCATTAATCGGCTGCGCAAGGGAGCGAGGGCCACTAGCATCCGTCGCGATGACGACTCACTGCGTTGACAGATTGGGGGTCCCGTCCGCTCCAGGTGAGTGCTGATGCCCACCCACACCGCGAACGGGAAACCCTCGCTTTCCTTCTGGCCGCGCGTGCGCGAGTTCGCCGTGCCGCCCGCCATGATCGAGGCCGCGACCGCCCGGCGCCGAGCCGGGGACTGGGCAGGCGCGTGCGCCGCCGCGAACGTCGACGTCGACCTCCAGCCGCGTGCCGTGGCCCGAGCCCACGGCCGGGAGCTCGCCAACCGGCTCCGGACCGACCTCCGTCACCTGGCCCCCGACCTGCTGCGCTGGCACCTGCCGAGGATCGCCCCCGACGGGCTGCTGCGGCCGGGGCTGACCGTCACCCTGGCCCGGTACGACGCGGCCGGGCGGGACGGCGTGAGCCCGCTGCACCTGGTGGTGCGGACCCCGCCGGCCTGGGCGGACGCCGGTCAGCGGATCAGCCTCGCGCTGTGGGACGCGTCCCACGCGGAGGCGGTCGACCGCCGCCATCCGCATCCCCGTCCCAGCCGGCGGTTCCGTCTCGACCTGCACCGCCACCTGTGGGACGTGCGCCGGGCCGGTGAGCTGGGGGTGCGGTGCGGGGCTGACGGACCGCCCGGCGACGGCCGCTCGGCCCTGGCCGTGGACACGGAACCGACCGGCCTGCTGCCGCCGGGGCACCACTGTGCCGTCGACCGGTGGGCGGCCGAGGCGGAGATCCTGCTGCGTGCCGAGGGCCGGTCGGGCGGCAGGGTCCGTGTACGGCTCGGAGCGCGCAACCGGCTGGTTCTGGACGTGTCCGACGGGGCCGCGGTGGTGAACGCGCACGCCCCTGACTCCGCACTGCCCGTCCTGCCCGACGCGGCCACCTGGGTGCTGCCCGACCTGCAACTGCTCAGGACCGGGGCGATCGACGCCGGACGGCTGCATCCGCTGGTCGCCTCGGCGCTGGGAGTGGGTACGCCGGCCCCCGCGTCCCGCGACCCGGGCCGGTCCGGTGATCCACGGCTGGTGGAGTGCCGGGGCGCCCGGCACCGCATCGGTCTGGTCGACGGTGCGCTCGCCGCGCTGGACCACGACCCGGCCGAGATCCGCCGCGAGGAACTGCTGGTCGCCCTCGGCGGAACTCCGCTGCCCTGCCTGCGGGCCATCGACGAGGCACACCGCCGCCCCGACTGCCTCACCGGCGTCCGCGAACGCCTCGACCACGGCGACGTCGCCGGTGCGCTGGCCGTCGTGGAGGGCCTGCTGGGTCCTGAGGCGGTGCTGCGCAACGGCCCGCTGCGGGACGCGCTGGAGACGGCCGCGCGGCGGCGCATCGCCTACGGGCTGTTCCGGGCGGGCCTGGCCGGCCCCTCGCCCGGCGGTCTGCGCCCCTGGGACCGCCGCCGCTCCCGCGACCACGGCCCGCACCCGCGCCACATGTGACGTCGCCCTGCCTCCCTCCGGAACCCTCAGACCCCCTAGACCCACAGGTGATCACACATGCCCACACGCACCCCGTCCACCGACCCCGACACCGCCACGCAACTCCAAACCGGCGGCGACCTGTTGTCCCTGCTGCGCGACACCACCACCGAACCCCGACCCGACACCCAGCTGGAGGCCCTGACCCTGGCCGTGGCCGCGGACCTGCCCGTGCTGCTGTGGGGCGAGCCGGGCATCGGCAAGACGGCGGCCCTGACCCAGCTCGCCACGGCCCTGGACCTGCCGCTGACCACGGTGATCGCCAGCGTGCACGAGCCGTCCGACTTCTCCGGGCTGCCGATCGTCGGCGACGACCCCGCCGAACAGGGCGTTCCGATGGCCCCGCCGGACTGGGCCGTACGACTGGTGCGGGCCGGCCGGGGACTGCTCTTCCTCGACGAACTCTCCACCGCGCCGCCCGCCGTTCAGGCCGCCCTGCTCCGGCTCGTGCTGGAGCGGCGGATCGGCGCGCTGCGGCTGCCGCCCGGTGTGCGGATCGTGGCCGCCGCCAACCCGCGTTCCTCGGCCGCCGACGGCTGGGAACTGAGCCCGCCGCTCGCCAACCGCTTCGTCCATCTCCAGTGGGCCCACGACACCGAGGTCGTCGTACGCGGCCTCGGCGGGACCTGGCCCCGGGCGACCCTGCCCCGCCTGGACCCCCAGAAGCTGCCGGAGGCCGTGGCCCTGGCCCGGCGTGCCGTGTGCGGGCTGCTCACCGCACGCCCCGGGCTCGTGCACCGGCTGCCCAGCGGGGAAACCCGCCGGGGCGGGCCCTGGCCGTCTCCCCGGAGCTGGGAGATGACACTGCACCTGATCGCCTTCGCGACCGCCGCCGGCTCCTCCCGGGACGTCCTGTCCCTGCTGGTACGCGGCACGGTCGGGGACGGCCCGGGTCTCGAACTGCTGGCGAGCATGGACCGGATGGACCTCCCGGACCCCGAGACGCTCCTGGCCGACCCGGACGGTGCGGTCCTGCCCGAGCGGGGGGATCTGCGCCAGGCCGCGCTGGACGGTGTCGTGGCCGCCGTCCGCAGCCGTCCGGAGAAGTCCCGCTGGGACGCGGCGTGGGCACTCCTGGTCAGGGCGGTGGAGAGCGGACCCCCGGACGTGGTGGTCGTCCCAGCGACCACCCTCGCCGCACTGCGCCGGGACGACTGGGACGTACCGGCGGCGATCGAGAGTCTCGCCGGGGTGGTGTCCCTGTCCCGCCGAGCGGACGACGCGGCAGCCCGGACGAAGCCGGCGGCCACGGCGAAGGCGGGCCGATGACGAGGGACGCGCCGAGGGCGCCGCTGACGAGG
The genomic region above belongs to Streptomyces coeruleorubidus and contains:
- a CDS encoding class I SAM-dependent methyltransferase, which codes for MATYDILGATYARTRRPDPRIAARIHAALGDDVRHVLNVGAGTGSYEPPETVLAVEPSRVMLDQRPPGAAPGVQAVAERLPLRDGAVDAVMAVLTVHHWSALAAGIRELRRVARRRVVVLTWDQDVFRERFWLVREYLPEAAAFDDTRAVPVGRLAALLGGARQETVPVPHDCTDGFAAAYWRRPHAYLDPQVRAGISLLAQTGEDVIAPGLARLADDLASGRWHTRHAGLLALHTVDVGYRLLVADL
- a CDS encoding RNA polymerase sigma factor — encoded protein: MKRSREKAASELFAALYPRLAGWCRRLVDDDETAHEIASEAFTRLWARWTSVAEPRGFLYVTAANLVRDHWRKLERERRAMRRVTSEAAGRPHPEQADPSVRLLVQSLPERLRVPILLHYYADMPIREVSVLTGRKEGTVKADLHAARELLRVHLRRSLDHTP
- a CDS encoding class F sortase; translation: MTPFSRRAFTTAALASPLTACAGQGTDRTTPDSRATAPQPRSPARPRPAKGARPLARSVPVRLLVPAIGVDTPVIRLGLAPDGTVRVPPVTADDRAGWYRHSPTPGQRGPSVILGHVTVGPYGDGVFRHLARLHRGDRIVARLENGTAAKFAVTAVRTVPRTQFPVDDVYGNVDRPELRLITCGGARTGDGYADNVIVFAALSGAESPTPGER
- a CDS encoding Tat pathway signal sequence domain protein, with translation MRRTVLTALALAGTAVLLGTGPAFASEATTPSPAPTAAESTPRPAESAEPTASAEPTRAPADATPVPSAEPTRAPATDTPVPKDEPTRAPADDQVSVVPSGAPDTGVTTASQASDSGLGGAAVGAGAAAVLAMGGGTVLVVRRRRATGA
- a CDS encoding NAD(P)/FAD-dependent oxidoreductase yields the protein MTSSPVFTTVPRTADVVIIGGGVMGTGIAFHLAEAGVRNIVVVERGELGCGSSGKPIGGVRAHFSDPLNIELGSRSLRAFRDFPDRPGADIRLDTVGYLFLLTTEQQAADFEAGVRLQNSLGVPSRMITPEEARRLCPYVSTDGLVAAAHSPADGHARPALVVQGYARAAARAGAVLATHTTVTGLDTTGDRVTAVHTDRGRIDCATVICAAGAWSARIGEMAGVPLPVRPVRRQLAFTVPLTPPAPRIPFTIDFTSSAYFHNSDDGLLFGLADPAQPDGFDTTWTPQWLELFREVARRRAPALADLETAGGWAGLYEVTPDHNALIGRSEEVVNFLYATGFSGHGFLQAPAVGEIVRDLCLGRTPCVDVGPLAADRFRDGAGIRPESHVV
- a CDS encoding AAA family ATPase, producing MPTRTPSTDPDTATQLQTGGDLLSLLRDTTTEPRPDTQLEALTLAVAADLPVLLWGEPGIGKTAALTQLATALDLPLTTVIASVHEPSDFSGLPIVGDDPAEQGVPMAPPDWAVRLVRAGRGLLFLDELSTAPPAVQAALLRLVLERRIGALRLPPGVRIVAAANPRSSAADGWELSPPLANRFVHLQWAHDTEVVVRGLGGTWPRATLPRLDPQKLPEAVALARRAVCGLLTARPGLVHRLPSGETRRGGPWPSPRSWEMTLHLIAFATAAGSSRDVLSLLVRGTVGDGPGLELLASMDRMDLPDPETLLADPDGAVLPERGDLRQAALDGVVAAVRSRPEKSRWDAAWALLVRAVESGPPDVVVVPATTLAALRRDDWDVPAAIESLAGVVSLSRRADDAAARTKPAATAKAGR